The genomic region CGGCAAGCTGAGCAAACTCATCAGGCTTACCTAACCGTTTAGGGAAAGGCACCGCCGCCGCTAGCGCTTTCGCAGCCTCTTCGGGGATTTCACTCATCATCGGTGTTTCAAAGACACCCGGTGCAATAGCCATGACGCGGATTGCGTGCCGCGAAAGCTCTCTTGCCGCAGGCAAGCTCATTCCGACAACACCTGCTTTAGACGCACTGTACGCACACTGCCCCACCTGACCATCAAACGCAGCAACTGAAGCCGTGTTGATAATGACGCCACGCTCACCGCTCTCGTTGGGCGTATTTTTAGCCATGGCAGCGGCAGCCAAGCGCATCACATTAAACGTCCCCACCAGATTGATATTGATGGTTTTCGCATAGCCCTCTAGGTCTGCAGGATTCCCCTCTCGATCCACAAGCTTCGCTACACTCACTACACCAGCGCAGTGAATAACGCCTGACAGCCCACTTTCGCCGCCAAAGGTCACGGCCTCATCCACCGCCTGCTGCATCTGTTCAGCAGAGGTAATATCAGCCAGGCAAGCCTTGGCGCTGTTGCCTAGACGCTCTGCATGCTCTTTAACACTATCACTCAAATCACACAGCACAACGTTTGCCCCGGCCGAGACTAAGCGCTCGGCCGTGGCAGAACCAAGACCGGAAGCGGCCCCGGTAATTAAAAACGTACGAGCCTTTACCTGCATTACATATTTCCTTCTAATTATTGAGTAGCTTGCGTCTGTTCAGCGGCCTGGGCGCGAAGCTTAAAGCGCTGAATTTTACCGCTAGGTGTTTTAGGCAGCTCATCGACAAACTCAATGACACGGGGAAAAGCATGAGTAGAGAGACGCTCCCGCACTTGCTGGCGGATTTCATCGGCAAGCGCTTCGCTCGCTTCATACCCTTCACGCAGCACGATGAACGACTTAATCACCTCGCCACGAATTTCATCAGGCTGCCCCACCGCTGCCGACTCAGCCACGGCCGGATGAGTCATCACGCTGTTTTCGACGTCCGTTGGGCCTACCCGATAACCCGCAGTGGTAATAATATCGTCATCGCGCCCCGCGAACTGGAATGAGCCGTCTTCATTACGAATAACGACATCTCCCGTTAGGTAGTAGCCGTTCACAAAAGGGTCTTTTTCTTGCCACGTGTAGCCTTGGAAGAAGTGGGCTGGCGAGTTCGCGATATCCACCGCCAGCACACCCGGCTCACCGGGGGGAAGTTCGTTATACTCAGCGTCCAATATAGCTAACCGATACCCTGGCATCGGCACACCCATTGCTCCCACATGCTTGGGGTGGTCAAGGGAATGATGGTTGTTACAGGTCATGCCCGTTTCAGTTTGTCCATAGTGGTCCATCACCGGACAGCCCAGCGACTTCTCTACCCAGGTCACGACTTCCGTATTCAGGGGTTCACCGGCCGAGCTTGCCGCGCGAAGTTCTAGCGTTTGATGAGCGTCATCGAATAGCCCAGACGCTTTCATCAGGCGATACGCCGTTGGCGCAGCAGCGAAGTTAGTAATATGGTGACGCTTCATAAATGCCAAGGCGCCCTCCGCGCTAAAACCCGCCTCGCAGAAGTGGGTGGTAACGCCTAGCAGCAGCGGCCCGGCAATCGCGTAATAGAGCCCGTATGCCCAGCCAGGATCGGCCATATTCCAAAAACGGTCGTCTTCGCGCAGGTCAACAGCAAGTTCCATGTATAAAGCAAAGGCCGTCATGCCCGAAAGTGGCACCGCTACCCCTTTCGGCTTGCCCACGGTACCCGACGTAAACATTTGCAGAAACGGCTTGTCTGGGGAAAGGCGCGGCGGTTTATCGCTCATTGACGTATGCGTCAACGCAGCCTGCCAATCATGATCGTTAGGATGCTCGCTAGTGGCTCCCCCAACCGCT from Halomonas sp. 7T harbors:
- a CDS encoding SDR family NAD(P)-dependent oxidoreductase, with the translated sequence MQVKARTFLITGAASGLGSATAERLVSAGANVVLCDLSDSVKEHAERLGNSAKACLADITSAEQMQQAVDEAVTFGGESGLSGVIHCAGVVSVAKLVDREGNPADLEGYAKTININLVGTFNVMRLAAAAMAKNTPNESGERGVIINTASVAAFDGQVGQCAYSASKAGVVGMSLPAARELSRHAIRVMAIAPGVFETPMMSEIPEEAAKALAAAVPFPKRLGKPDEFAQLAEQIITNPMLNGEVIRLDGGIRMQ
- a CDS encoding AMP-binding protein; its protein translation is MTATSASLPSYTTYLESFSVNDMIARLDDHQDGHFNAFEACCGRHVRAGRGETLALVHEDTQGATHTLSYAALDEESGKLAGWFLSQGLGEGDRIACMLPRSAALLVAVLATWRIGAVYQPLFTAFGPDAVDYRLGRADTKLVITDHANRYKFDGLTQCPPVLAVGGATSEHPNDHDWQAALTHTSMSDKPPRLSPDKPFLQMFTSGTVGKPKGVAVPLSGMTAFALYMELAVDLREDDRFWNMADPGWAYGLYYAIAGPLLLGVTTHFCEAGFSAEGALAFMKRHHITNFAAAPTAYRLMKASGLFDDAHQTLELRAASSAGEPLNTEVVTWVEKSLGCPVMDHYGQTETGMTCNNHHSLDHPKHVGAMGVPMPGYRLAILDAEYNELPPGEPGVLAVDIANSPAHFFQGYTWQEKDPFVNGYYLTGDVVIRNEDGSFQFAGRDDDIITTAGYRVGPTDVENSVMTHPAVAESAAVGQPDEIRGEVIKSFIVLREGYEASEALADEIRQQVRERLSTHAFPRVIEFVDELPKTPSGKIQRFKLRAQAAEQTQATQ